In Acidobacteriota bacterium, a single genomic region encodes these proteins:
- a CDS encoding tetratricopeptide repeat protein, translating into MNRQPEHPDSPPAGGEAPTERVERSGPALRPALGPDDRVGPYTILDRLGEGGMGVVYLAEQREPVSRRVALKLMRWGGDSESVVARFESERQALALMSHPHIAQVFDAGTTPDGRPFFVMEFVQGVPITSYCDARKADTRRRLELFMQVCHAIQHAHFKGIIHRDIKPSNVLVTDREGQAVPKVIDFGVAKATGRRLTDREVHTEIGQLIGTPAYMSPEQAEMSALDVDTRSDIYSLGVLLYELLAGRLPFDLTEARQKGYAEVQRQIRDVEPPTPSSKLSTLGEAAAEVAGRRGAEPRALARDLRGDLDWITMKAMAKDRNRRYATAAEMAADIQRHLNHQPVFAGPPEWSYRFRKFVRRHRPAVIATAAIAAALLLGLAGTTAALLQARRAEQEARRQAQRAEEVTAFLTGMLQSPDPYLDGRDVRVADLLRRATINLNNDTTLDSETKAAVHMALSRPYMVLGQFEDAAAQLNAALELRRRTLGLRHPDTLMTISDLALLYTNQGRLDQAQPLHEQAVEGLKALQAPAGLERLTALERWGDFWLAKGDPARAEKIYRETLEFWQTPTARAKTCLRLATSSQEQGRLEEAETFARQALAAASSGLGPDHPEVLDAEGVLASILTYRGKNAEAVPLMEHALAAHEKQFGPEHTVVATDLFTLANAQLALGRLDDAERSVRRGLDIMARRPERGTIAELMLTNTYASVLRLRGRPDEAAAVLQDELALGAKQMGREHNVVLNAYSELALNLLRAGRGPEAEQIIRENLAVRERTQGPNHPGTIIETLNLASGLVRRQAYAEAEQLARSALERASAIWPPGHEAILSLQTTLAKCHMGRRQYAEAAAVLQPAYATARSSLGEEHRVTLRIRELLTELNTVRGRPERVPALDSGKTPG; encoded by the coding sequence ATGAACCGGCAACCCGAGCATCCCGATTCCCCGCCCGCCGGCGGCGAAGCGCCCACCGAACGGGTGGAGCGGAGCGGCCCGGCGCTGCGCCCGGCCTTGGGTCCCGACGACCGGGTCGGCCCTTACACCATCCTCGACCGGCTGGGGGAAGGGGGAATGGGGGTTGTGTACCTGGCCGAGCAGCGCGAGCCGGTCAGCCGACGCGTGGCGCTCAAACTGATGCGGTGGGGCGGCGATTCCGAGTCGGTGGTCGCCCGGTTCGAATCGGAACGCCAAGCGTTGGCCCTCATGAGCCATCCCCACATCGCCCAGGTCTTCGACGCCGGCACCACGCCCGACGGACGCCCCTTCTTCGTCATGGAGTTCGTCCAGGGAGTGCCCATCACATCATACTGCGATGCGCGGAAAGCCGACACCCGCCGGCGCCTCGAGTTGTTCATGCAGGTCTGCCATGCCATCCAGCACGCCCATTTCAAGGGGATCATCCACCGGGACATCAAGCCGTCGAACGTCCTCGTGACGGACCGGGAGGGGCAGGCGGTTCCCAAGGTGATCGATTTCGGCGTGGCCAAGGCCACCGGCCGGCGCCTCACCGACCGCGAGGTCCACACCGAGATCGGCCAGCTCATCGGCACGCCGGCCTACATGAGCCCGGAGCAGGCGGAGATGAGCGCCCTCGACGTGGACACGCGCAGCGACATCTACAGCCTCGGGGTCCTGCTCTACGAGCTGCTGGCCGGGCGACTCCCCTTCGACCTGACGGAGGCGCGGCAGAAGGGCTACGCCGAGGTGCAGCGGCAGATCCGCGACGTGGAGCCGCCCACGCCAAGCTCCAAACTCAGCACGCTGGGTGAGGCGGCGGCGGAAGTGGCCGGCCGGCGAGGCGCCGAGCCGCGCGCGCTGGCCCGGGACCTGCGCGGCGACCTGGACTGGATCACCATGAAGGCCATGGCCAAGGACCGGAACCGCCGCTACGCCACGGCGGCGGAGATGGCGGCGGACATCCAGCGCCATCTGAATCACCAGCCGGTGTTCGCCGGACCGCCCGAGTGGAGCTACCGTTTCCGCAAATTCGTCCGGCGGCACCGGCCGGCGGTCATTGCCACCGCCGCCATCGCGGCCGCCCTGCTGCTCGGTCTGGCGGGCACGACCGCGGCCCTGCTGCAGGCCCGCCGCGCGGAGCAGGAGGCCCGGCGCCAGGCCCAGCGGGCCGAGGAGGTGACGGCGTTTCTGACCGGGATGCTCCAATCTCCGGATCCGTACCTGGACGGCCGGGATGTGCGGGTGGCGGACCTGCTGCGACGGGCTACGATCAACCTAAACAACGACACCACCCTGGACTCTGAGACCAAAGCCGCCGTGCACATGGCCCTGTCCAGGCCGTACATGGTCCTGGGACAGTTTGAGGACGCCGCCGCCCAGCTCAACGCGGCGCTGGAACTGCGCCGCCGGACTCTCGGTCTCCGGCATCCCGACACTCTGATGACAATATCCGACCTTGCGCTCCTGTACACCAACCAGGGCCGTCTCGACCAGGCCCAGCCGCTGCATGAGCAGGCGGTCGAGGGCTTGAAGGCCTTGCAAGCCCCGGCTGGCCTGGAACGGCTGACTGCCCTCGAACGATGGGGGGATTTCTGGCTGGCCAAGGGGGATCCGGCCCGCGCGGAGAAGATCTATCGGGAAACTCTGGAGTTCTGGCAAACGCCGACGGCCCGCGCCAAGACCTGTCTGCGGCTGGCCACGTCGAGTCAGGAACAGGGCCGGCTGGAGGAGGCGGAGACGTTCGCCCGCCAGGCGCTGGCGGCTGCCTCGTCGGGGTTGGGTCCGGACCATCCGGAGGTGCTCGACGCCGAGGGCGTGCTGGCGTCCATCCTGACATACCGCGGCAAGAACGCCGAGGCCGTCCCGCTCATGGAGCACGCCCTCGCCGCCCATGAGAAACAGTTTGGCCCGGAGCACACGGTCGTGGCGACGGATCTGTTCACGCTGGCCAACGCCCAACTGGCGCTCGGGCGCCTCGATGACGCCGAGCGCAGCGTCCGCCGGGGGCTGGATATCATGGCCCGCCGACCGGAGCGCGGCACGATCGCCGAACTGATGCTCACCAACACCTATGCCAGCGTGCTGCGCCTGCGGGGCCGTCCGGACGAGGCCGCGGCGGTCCTGCAAGACGAGCTGGCTCTCGGCGCCAAGCAGATGGGGCGCGAACACAACGTGGTGCTCAACGCGTACTCCGAACTAGCTCTCAACCTGTTGCGGGCGGGACGCGGCCCGGAGGCCGAACAGATCATCCGGGAGAATCTGGCCGTTCGGGAGCGGACCCAGGGACCGAACCATCCGGGCACGATCATTGAAACCCTGAATCTGGCCAGCGGACTGGTCCGTCGGCAAGCGTATGCCGAGGCGGAACAACTGGCCCGATCGGCGCTGGAGCGGGCCAGCGCGATTTGGCCGCCGGGCCACGAGGCCATCCTCAGCCTGCAGACGACGCTGGCGAAATGCCACATGGGCCGACGGCAGTATGCCGAGGCGGCGGCGGTCCTGCAGCCTGCCTATGCCACCGCGCGATCAAGCCTGGGGGAGGAGCACCGCGTCACCCTGCGGATCCGCGAACTGCTCACCGAGCTCAACACGGTCCGGGGAAGGCCGGAGAGAGTCCCGGCGCTGGATTCCGGCAAGACCCCTGGTTGA
- a CDS encoding ABC transporter permease — protein sequence MKTRTWEIIRREYLERVTKKSFWIGTVLMPVLMLAMLFVPGLLMQVSLDKELRIAVIDRSGKVFEPLKENLEKAQAEAAKAEPSPFIIERREAGADLDATLAGIKQEIGDKKLEGCLIVGPDFDAEDNFHYFGRNVNNLTVIRGLQGGLNPIVVADRLTRNNINAPPEKIREWIRRVELVTFQVAAGGDSKKSDLGSSIFITFTFVMILYVSLLVYGIANLRGVLEEKTTRIMEVLLANFTAKQIMTGKLIGIGLVGLTQMLVYSLTGGVIAAYGAVTAAQMSPELAEGLAAVNPMSLVYFVVFFVLGYFIFSAMFLAIGSLCSTEEDAQNMQGPVIMLLVVPMVSTMFFISNPDSLIAVIISLIPVFTPMVMMMRILVQTPPLWQILLSIVLSVAFMVGLMWAVAKIFRIGVLMYGKRPSVKEIIHWFKAA from the coding sequence ATGAAAACTAGAACCTGGGAAATCATCCGTCGGGAATACCTGGAGCGGGTCACCAAAAAGAGCTTCTGGATCGGCACCGTGCTGATGCCGGTACTGATGCTGGCCATGCTCTTCGTGCCGGGTCTGCTGATGCAGGTGTCGCTGGACAAGGAGCTGCGGATTGCCGTGATCGACCGGAGCGGCAAGGTGTTCGAACCGCTCAAGGAGAACCTGGAAAAAGCACAGGCGGAGGCAGCGAAGGCCGAGCCCAGTCCGTTCATCATCGAACGTCGCGAGGCCGGAGCCGACCTGGATGCCACCCTGGCCGGCATCAAGCAGGAGATTGGAGACAAGAAGCTCGAGGGATGCCTCATCGTCGGGCCCGACTTCGACGCGGAGGACAACTTTCATTACTTCGGGCGCAACGTCAACAACCTGACGGTCATCCGCGGCCTGCAGGGCGGGCTGAATCCCATCGTCGTCGCCGACCGGCTCACCCGCAACAACATCAACGCTCCGCCGGAGAAGATCCGCGAGTGGATCCGCCGCGTGGAACTGGTCACGTTCCAGGTGGCCGCAGGCGGCGACAGCAAGAAGAGCGATCTCGGCTCCTCGATCTTCATCACGTTCACCTTCGTGATGATCCTGTACGTGTCGCTGCTGGTCTATGGCATCGCCAACCTGCGCGGTGTCCTTGAGGAGAAGACCACCCGCATCATGGAGGTGCTGCTGGCCAACTTCACGGCGAAGCAGATCATGACCGGCAAGCTGATCGGGATCGGCCTGGTGGGGCTCACCCAGATGCTGGTCTACTCCCTGACCGGCGGCGTCATCGCGGCGTACGGGGCGGTCACGGCCGCGCAGATGAGCCCGGAGCTCGCCGAAGGGCTGGCTGCGGTCAATCCCATGTCGCTCGTGTACTTCGTTGTCTTCTTCGTGCTGGGTTATTTCATCTTCTCGGCGATGTTCCTGGCCATCGGGTCGCTCTGCTCCACGGAGGAAGACGCCCAGAACATGCAGGGGCCGGTGATCATGCTGCTGGTCGTTCCCATGGTCAGCACGATGTTCTTCATCTCCAATCCCGACTCGCTCATCGCGGTGATCATCTCGTTGATTCCCGTGTTCACGCCCATGGTGATGATGATGCGGATCCTGGTGCAGACCCCGCCGTTGTGGCAGATCCTGCTGTCGATCGTCCTGAGCGTGGCGTTCATGGTGGGCCTGATGTGGGCGGTGGCCAAGATCTTCCGCATCGGGGTGCTCATGTACGGCAAGCGGCCATCGGTCAAGGAAATCATCCACTGGTTCAAGGCGGCCTGA
- a CDS encoding ATP-binding cassette domain-containing protein, with protein MGVPPGVIYGLLGPNGAGKTTTIRMILGIFLPDEGSIDVFGKPMDDAARDRIGYLPEERGLYRKMKVRDLLMFFARSHGLSQKEAAERVNGWLERVELPQVARKKVEELSKGMQQKIQLISTILHEPELLILDEPFSGLDPINLQLMKDIFLELHNRGTTVIFSTHNMEEAEKMCNSICLINKGRVVVEGDLHHVKESYGHSSILIDASGPLEFLKKLDYVAEAELYENYAEVRLQDGQASGRLLEDLVRQPGLTIRKFEQVAPTLRNIFIERVKGDSHEN; from the coding sequence ATGGGTGTGCCGCCGGGCGTGATCTATGGGCTGCTGGGTCCCAACGGCGCCGGCAAGACCACCACCATCCGCATGATTTTGGGTATTTTCCTGCCCGATGAGGGCTCAATCGACGTCTTCGGCAAACCGATGGACGACGCCGCCCGCGACCGCATCGGCTACCTGCCCGAGGAGCGCGGCCTGTACCGGAAGATGAAGGTCCGCGACCTGCTGATGTTCTTCGCCCGCTCCCACGGTCTCAGCCAGAAAGAGGCGGCCGAGCGCGTCAACGGCTGGCTGGAGCGCGTGGAACTGCCCCAGGTGGCGCGCAAGAAGGTGGAGGAGCTGTCCAAGGGGATGCAGCAGAAAATCCAGCTCATCTCCACCATCCTGCACGAACCGGAGCTCCTCATTCTGGACGAGCCGTTCAGCGGACTGGATCCCATCAATCTGCAATTGATGAAGGACATATTCCTGGAGCTCCACAACCGGGGCACCACGGTGATCTTCTCCACCCACAACATGGAGGAAGCCGAGAAGATGTGCAACTCCATCTGCCTCATCAACAAGGGGCGCGTCGTCGTGGAGGGCGACCTGCACCACGTCAAGGAGAGCTACGGCCACAGCTCCATCCTCATCGACGCCTCGGGGCCGCTGGAATTTCTCAAGAAGCTGGATTACGTGGCCGAGGCTGAATTGTATGAGAACTACGCCGAGGTCCGCCTCCAGGACGGCCAGGCTTCGGGGCGGCTGCTCGAAGACCTCGTCCGCCAGCCGGGCCTGACGATCCGCAAGTTCGAGCAGGTGGCTCCCACGCTCCGCAACATCTTCATCGAACGGGTCAAGGGAGACAGCCATGAAAACTAG